A DNA window from Ornithobacterium rhinotracheale DSM 15997 contains the following coding sequences:
- a CDS encoding phosphoribosylformylglycinamidine synthase, which yields MNQRIFIEKKAAFDHLSKSFTEELHLINPALSVKVFILYDLFNISEEDFKKVSHTVFADPVMDILHTSEPDLSAYQKTVAVEFLPGQFDQRADSAEQAVKLITGKDDIKIRTAKLFAFPEISDKEFAEAKKLFINVVDAKEKDLSVLNYPQSAQPHPVPVIEGFIDFDDAQLEKFYQEWSFAFGLDDLKFIQDYFKKENRNPTETELKVLDTYWSDHCRHTTFMTELENISFEGDFQETLQAIYDRYLALRKELNREHKPISLMDFGTIAAKYFQKNGKLNDLVISDEINACTIEIEVDVEGKKEPWYLLFKNETHNHPTEIEPFGGASTCIGGAIRDPLSGRAFVYQAMRVTGAANPLENVEDTLEGKLPQRKITKEAANGYSSYGNQIGLATSQVSEIYHEGYKAKRMEVGFVVGAAPTDWVKREQPQAGDVVIVLGGKTGRDGVGGATGSSKTQKVGAIETMSAEVQKGDAVQERKIQRLFRKPEVTTLIKKSNDFGAGGVSVAIGEIADGVYIDLDVLPVKYDGLYGTELAISESQERMAVVVDAADAPKFLELARAENILAEIVGTVTDKNRLEIVWKGDKIVDLDREFLDTAGCRKKNNAKVSLNALKAKETKSLNKENFVQTLQSLNVASQKGLIEKFDSTVGQTTVLMPLGGKYQVTPALASVHTLPVRNKNTSTVSMASWGYDVDLSSENPLLGGAYAVVESVAKIVAAGGKREDVRLSFQEYFERLGTDENKWGIPLASLMGSLDAQLNFEIAAIGGKDSMSGTFHDLKVPPTLISFACCAGELKNVISPEFKAEGNHLYLFKHEPLENGMPNYEQLKSAYAQIHQLIEKGEIVSAQIVKNGGLASALALMAFGNKLGASVQFEGDWFSPMHGSLILESKTELNDFQKIGSISAEKSLVLNHETFDLDELFNAWFGTFESLFPTDFGKDLQNAEKSEVTKDKTKNVNINSGAKPQVAMPIFSGTNCEYETEKVFREAGANPQPFIFNNLNDALLNDSVEHMVKTINESQILMLSGGFSSGDEPDGSAKFIVSVLKNPKIKQAVHDLIARDGLILGICNGFQALIKSGLVSFGEICDLPEDAPTLAHNKIGRHISQMVDVRVVSDRSPWLKGMKNQIYRIPISHGEGRFFANPEVVQQLKDKDQIATQYVDLNGNVAFDMPFNPNSSVDGIEGIMSPSGKIFGRMGHPERYRNGLLKNIPDAVFMDIFKNGVEYFK from the coding sequence ATGAATCAACGAATTTTTATTGAGAAAAAAGCTGCTTTTGACCATCTGAGCAAAAGCTTTACCGAGGAATTACATTTAATAAACCCTGCACTTTCTGTAAAAGTTTTTATCCTTTACGATCTTTTCAACATCAGCGAAGAGGATTTCAAAAAAGTGTCGCACACTGTATTTGCCGATCCTGTAATGGATATTTTGCACACTTCTGAGCCAGATTTATCTGCTTACCAGAAAACGGTAGCCGTAGAATTTCTACCAGGACAATTCGACCAGCGTGCCGATAGTGCCGAGCAAGCCGTAAAATTGATTACGGGAAAAGACGACATCAAAATCAGAACGGCAAAACTTTTTGCGTTCCCTGAGATTTCCGACAAAGAATTTGCAGAAGCTAAAAAGCTATTTATAAATGTAGTGGATGCCAAGGAAAAAGATTTAAGCGTATTGAACTACCCACAATCTGCTCAGCCACATCCCGTGCCCGTGATCGAAGGCTTTATTGATTTTGATGACGCGCAACTCGAAAAATTCTACCAAGAATGGAGTTTTGCTTTTGGGTTAGATGATTTAAAATTTATTCAAGATTATTTCAAAAAAGAAAATAGAAATCCTACCGAAACAGAACTAAAAGTACTCGACACTTACTGGAGCGACCACTGCCGCCACACTACTTTTATGACTGAATTGGAAAATATTTCATTTGAAGGGGATTTCCAAGAAACTTTGCAAGCGATTTACGACCGATATTTAGCTTTAAGAAAAGAATTAAATCGTGAGCACAAGCCGATTTCTCTCATGGATTTTGGTACCATTGCTGCCAAATATTTCCAAAAAAATGGAAAATTAAATGATTTGGTAATTTCAGATGAAATCAATGCTTGCACCATAGAAATCGAAGTAGATGTTGAAGGTAAAAAAGAACCTTGGTACCTTTTATTTAAAAACGAAACTCACAACCACCCGACCGAGATTGAACCATTTGGTGGAGCTTCAACTTGTATCGGCGGCGCGATTCGCGACCCATTGAGTGGTCGTGCGTTTGTGTACCAAGCTATGCGCGTAACTGGAGCAGCCAATCCGCTTGAAAATGTGGAAGACACACTCGAAGGCAAATTACCGCAACGCAAAATTACCAAAGAAGCTGCCAACGGCTATTCTTCTTACGGAAACCAAATCGGGCTTGCCACATCGCAAGTTTCAGAAATTTACCACGAAGGCTACAAGGCAAAACGCATGGAAGTTGGTTTTGTAGTGGGAGCAGCCCCTACCGATTGGGTAAAGAGAGAACAACCGCAAGCGGGCGATGTGGTCATCGTACTTGGTGGCAAAACAGGTAGAGACGGTGTCGGCGGAGCTACGGGCTCATCTAAAACGCAAAAAGTGGGTGCCATTGAAACCATGAGTGCCGAGGTGCAAAAAGGAGATGCCGTACAAGAAAGAAAAATTCAGCGTTTGTTCAGAAAACCAGAAGTTACTACTTTAATCAAAAAGTCCAACGACTTTGGAGCTGGTGGTGTTTCTGTTGCGATTGGAGAAATTGCCGATGGCGTGTACATCGATTTAGATGTACTCCCTGTGAAATACGACGGACTATACGGAACCGAATTGGCTATTTCAGAATCTCAAGAGCGTATGGCTGTGGTAGTTGATGCTGCCGATGCACCTAAATTCTTGGAGTTGGCTCGCGCCGAAAACATTTTGGCTGAAATCGTGGGTACCGTAACCGATAAAAATCGATTAGAAATTGTTTGGAAAGGTGACAAAATCGTAGATCTTGATCGTGAGTTCCTAGACACCGCTGGTTGTCGCAAGAAAAACAATGCAAAGGTTTCTTTGAATGCTTTAAAAGCTAAAGAAACTAAGTCTTTAAATAAAGAAAACTTCGTTCAGACTTTGCAGAGCTTAAATGTAGCTTCTCAAAAAGGTTTAATCGAAAAATTTGATAGCACTGTAGGGCAAACTACCGTATTAATGCCTTTGGGCGGGAAATACCAAGTTACTCCTGCTCTTGCGAGCGTTCACACTTTGCCCGTGCGCAACAAAAACACCAGCACCGTTTCCATGGCTTCTTGGGGCTACGATGTGGATTTATCTTCTGAGAATCCATTGCTAGGTGGAGCCTACGCTGTGGTAGAAAGTGTGGCTAAAATCGTGGCTGCGGGTGGAAAAAGAGAAGATGTGCGTTTGAGTTTTCAAGAATATTTTGAGCGTTTGGGCACCGATGAAAACAAATGGGGAATCCCGTTGGCTTCGTTGATGGGCTCGCTCGACGCACAATTGAATTTCGAAATCGCTGCCATTGGCGGGAAAGACAGTATGTCTGGAACTTTTCATGATTTAAAAGTGCCACCAACTTTAATCTCATTTGCGTGCTGCGCAGGAGAATTAAAAAATGTAATTTCGCCTGAATTTAAAGCTGAAGGCAATCATTTATATTTATTTAAGCACGAGCCACTTGAAAACGGAATGCCGAACTACGAACAATTGAAATCGGCTTATGCTCAAATTCATCAATTGATTGAAAAAGGCGAGATCGTTTCTGCTCAAATCGTGAAAAATGGTGGTTTAGCTTCGGCTTTAGCATTAATGGCTTTCGGAAATAAATTAGGAGCAAGTGTTCAGTTTGAGGGCGATTGGTTTAGCCCAATGCATGGCTCTTTAATCCTAGAAAGCAAAACAGAATTAAACGATTTCCAAAAAATCGGTAGCATTTCAGCAGAGAAATCTTTGGTTTTAAATCATGAAACTTTTGATTTGGACGAGTTATTCAACGCTTGGTTTGGAACTTTTGAAAGTCTTTTCCCTACTGATTTTGGCAAAGATTTACAAAATGCAGAAAAATCTGAAGTTACTAAAGATAAAACCAAAAATGTAAACATCAATTCAGGCGCAAAACCACAAGTTGCCATGCCGATTTTCTCAGGCACCAACTGTGAATACGAAACCGAAAAAGTGTTTAGAGAAGCGGGAGCCAATCCGCAACCTTTTATATTCAATAATTTAAACGATGCCTTGCTCAACGATTCGGTGGAGCACATGGTAAAAACAATCAACGAAAGTCAGATTTTAATGCTTTCGGGCGGATTCTCTTCGGGCGATGAGCCAGACGGTTCTGCTAAATTTATCGTTTCAGTGCTTAAAAATCCAAAAATCAAGCAAGCAGTGCATGATTTAATCGCCAGAGATGGCTTAATTTTGGGTATCTGCAACGGATTCCAAGCTTTGATTAAATCTGGATTAGTAAGCTTTGGCGAAATCTGCGATTTACCAGAAGATGCACCTACTTTGGCACATAACAAAATCGGCAGACATATTTCTCAAATGGTAGATGTGCGTGTCGTGAGCGATCGCTCGCCATGGCTAAAAGGTATGAAAAATCAAATTTATCGCATTCCGATTTCGCACGGCGAAGGGCGTTTCTTTGCCAATCCAGAAGTGGTTCAACAATTGAAAGACAAAGACCAAATTGCTACGCAATATGTAGATTTAAACGGAAATGTAGCATTCGATATGCCATTTAACCCTAATAGTTCGGTAGACGGTATCGAAGGAATCATGAGCCCATCGGGTAAAATCTTTGGTCGTATGGGGCACCCAGAACGCTATCGCAACGGATTGCTCAAAAATATTCCAGATGCTGTTTTTATGGATATTTTCAAAAATGGTGTAGAATATTTTAAATAA
- the surE gene encoding 5'/3'-nucleotidase SurE, whose protein sequence is MEKPLILVTNDDGITAPGIRKLIQIAKKIGDVYVVAPNSPQSGMGHAITINTTLHLEEMKLKGGSAHEWACSGTPVDCVKLGIDKVLPKKPDLCLSGINHGSNSSINVIYSGTMSAAVEAAIEGVPAIGFSLCDFSYHADFDAAEDYISQIIQQALENKLPSGVVLNVNIPKASKEEIKGIKICRQAKAKWDEEFEERQDPRGQNYYWLTGEFKNMDEGTDTDEWALLNNYISIVPVQFDLTAYRYIPALNEWKF, encoded by the coding sequence ATGGAAAAACCACTTATTTTAGTAACAAACGATGACGGGATTACAGCACCTGGAATCAGAAAATTAATACAAATCGCAAAAAAAATTGGAGATGTTTATGTCGTAGCACCAAATAGCCCACAAAGTGGCATGGGACACGCCATCACTATCAATACAACTTTACACCTCGAAGAGATGAAGCTCAAAGGTGGCTCTGCTCATGAATGGGCTTGCTCGGGAACACCCGTAGATTGTGTAAAATTAGGCATCGACAAGGTTTTGCCCAAAAAACCAGATTTATGTCTTTCTGGGATTAATCACGGTTCTAATTCCTCTATCAATGTCATTTATTCAGGTACAATGTCTGCCGCGGTAGAAGCTGCCATTGAGGGCGTTCCAGCCATTGGTTTCTCTCTGTGCGATTTCAGCTATCATGCAGATTTTGATGCGGCAGAGGATTACATAAGCCAAATCATTCAACAAGCCTTGGAAAACAAATTGCCAAGCGGTGTTGTTTTAAATGTAAATATCCCCAAAGCAAGCAAAGAAGAAATTAAAGGAATTAAAATTTGTCGCCAAGCCAAGGCTAAATGGGACGAAGAGTTTGAGGAAAGACAAGACCCTCGCGGACAGAACTACTACTGGCTCACAGGCGAGTTTAAAAACATGGACGAAGGCACCGATACCGATGAGTGGGCACTTTTGAATAATTACATTTCCATTGTTCCCGTTCAGTTTGATTTAACGGCATATCGCTACATTCCAGCCTTGAATGAATGGAAATTTTGA
- a CDS encoding carboxy terminal-processing peptidase produces the protein MKYLQKTYVLLAFLSMSLLVFCYCSPFPLNGGRDDIDKDIIKNVRRILTHLHYSPQEINDEFSEKVYDRYMENLDNLKTFFKGSDIAFFDQYRDKLDDAFRNEDLTFYHQSIDTLYNRIDELKELTTEFTQKPFDFTKDESFNYDYKNASYPKTQKEWENRWRQRLKYNTLQEIMILEQSAKDTAYWKKQDSIGIKPETFDPRNKSFAQLETEARKKVAENISEYFRRFKARKKSEWNSIYINAFTHQYDPHTDYFSPKENEDFEVAMSGQIEGIGAQLMDKKGYPTITKVVVGGPAWKQGDLEVDDQITKVAQEGEEPVNVVGMLLEDAIRLIRGKKGSKVILTVKKKDGSFKQIPIVRDIIELEETFAKSAVVTDDKGNKYGVLNLPSFYLNYDGKGHDASDDVKKQIEYLKESGIKGLVFDLRNNGGGDLAECVEIVGHFIPKGPVVQVRMSNGAEKQYDDDMQGVVWDGPMVVMVNEFSASASEIMAAALQDYKRAVIVGSPQTYGKGTVQTIKPINWFLQNDSEYGALKFTIQKFYRVNGGSTQLKGVASDIVIPDRYTYLDISEGSENSALPWDQIEPAKYNVWSKPIDMAKIKANSKARLSKMKQIQEIEDYAQWMKRIDKDKSANLNYEKFKADFDEKEKQAKKFENLSKYTNGLKISSPNYEQNLVKKDTVLQARRKDWHKALGKDIYLQESINVLRDIK, from the coding sequence ATGAAATATTTACAAAAGACTTATGTCTTACTTGCCTTTTTGTCTATGTCTCTTTTGGTATTTTGTTACTGTTCGCCATTTCCACTGAATGGTGGGCGAGATGATATAGATAAAGACATTATCAAGAATGTGCGCAGGATTTTAACGCATTTACACTATTCTCCGCAGGAAATCAACGATGAGTTTTCTGAGAAAGTATATGACAGATACATGGAGAATCTCGATAATTTAAAAACTTTTTTCAAAGGTAGCGACATTGCTTTTTTTGATCAGTACAGAGATAAATTAGACGATGCCTTTAGAAACGAAGATTTGACTTTCTATCATCAGTCCATCGATACATTATATAATAGGATTGATGAGCTAAAGGAACTTACTACCGAGTTTACTCAAAAGCCCTTTGATTTTACCAAAGATGAAAGCTTTAATTATGATTATAAAAACGCCTCTTACCCAAAAACTCAAAAAGAGTGGGAGAACAGATGGCGCCAGCGTTTGAAATACAACACGCTACAAGAAATCATGATTTTGGAACAATCGGCTAAGGATACAGCTTATTGGAAAAAGCAAGATTCCATCGGCATTAAGCCAGAAACCTTCGACCCAAGAAATAAATCGTTTGCCCAGCTAGAAACCGAAGCGCGTAAAAAAGTAGCAGAAAACATTTCTGAATATTTTAGAAGATTTAAAGCGCGTAAGAAATCTGAATGGAATTCGATTTACATCAATGCCTTTACACATCAATACGACCCACACACCGACTATTTTTCACCAAAGGAAAACGAGGATTTTGAAGTGGCAATGTCTGGACAAATCGAAGGGATTGGTGCGCAATTGATGGATAAAAAAGGCTATCCAACGATTACCAAAGTTGTAGTAGGTGGGCCTGCGTGGAAACAAGGAGATTTGGAAGTAGATGACCAAATTACCAAAGTGGCACAAGAGGGAGAAGAGCCTGTGAATGTTGTGGGAATGCTTTTGGAAGATGCCATTCGATTGATTCGTGGTAAAAAAGGAAGCAAAGTGATCCTGACAGTGAAGAAAAAAGACGGTTCGTTCAAGCAAATTCCAATCGTGCGCGACATTATAGAACTAGAAGAAACTTTTGCCAAAAGTGCCGTGGTAACCGATGATAAAGGGAATAAATACGGCGTGTTGAATTTACCTTCGTTCTATCTGAACTACGACGGAAAAGGACACGACGCGTCTGATGATGTGAAAAAACAAATTGAGTATTTGAAAGAAAGTGGAATCAAAGGATTAGTGTTCGATCTTAGAAACAATGGAGGTGGAGATTTAGCAGAGTGTGTGGAAATCGTAGGGCACTTTATTCCAAAAGGTCCTGTGGTGCAGGTGCGCATGAGTAATGGTGCCGAAAAGCAGTATGATGATGATATGCAAGGCGTAGTATGGGACGGGCCAATGGTGGTGATGGTAAACGAATTTTCGGCATCGGCATCAGAAATTATGGCTGCCGCTTTGCAAGATTATAAGCGTGCCGTGATTGTGGGAAGCCCACAAACTTATGGAAAAGGAACCGTGCAGACAATCAAGCCGATTAATTGGTTCTTACAAAACGATAGCGAATACGGTGCGTTGAAATTCACCATTCAAAAATTCTATCGTGTAAACGGAGGTTCTACACAGCTAAAAGGAGTGGCTTCGGATATTGTGATTCCAGACAGATATACCTATTTAGATATTTCTGAAGGTTCAGAAAATTCAGCCTTGCCTTGGGATCAAATTGAGCCAGCAAAGTACAATGTGTGGAGCAAGCCAATTGATATGGCTAAAATCAAAGCAAATAGTAAAGCGAGATTGTCTAAAATGAAACAAATTCAAGAAATTGAGGATTATGCTCAATGGATGAAGAGAATAGATAAAGACAAATCTGCGAATTTGAATTACGAAAAATTCAAAGCAGATTTTGATGAAAAAGAAAAACAGGCCAAGAAGTTTGAAAATTTAAGCAAGTACACCAACGGCTTAAAAATCTCTTCTCCAAACTATGAGCAAAATCTCGTGAAAAAAGATACCGTGCTACAAGCTCGCAGAAAAGATTGGCACAAAGCCCTAGGAAAAGACATTTATTTACAAGAATCAATTAATGTATTAAGGGATATTAAATAA
- a CDS encoding ABC transporter permease, translating into MSNHGKSVFYHSIQKLKKNALAIAALVVIVLAAIASVFCYVLATDYTKDAALQQVVLKYKPIGYKQLMLKVPLSDYTPGRTFSDYFLGKKQDFEEIPITQYQIKGEQIIYIPYIGDGLQAEPKEKDLKIWTEKNIKLEDITKDFIYTQKFYLGTDSFGRDFYSRLLVGTRISFFIGFIAVAISLLVGIVLGALGGYYGGKTDAAIMWLINVVWSIPTLLLVMAITLAIGKGFWQIFIAVGLTMWVEVARVVRGQFLSFRKKEFVEAAQSLGMSNARIMFKEILPNVVAPVIVISAANFAAAILVESGLSFLGIGAQPPTPSWGNIIKENYTHILLGMQYLAFLPGLCILLLVLAFNVFGNSLRDALDVKNARFKH; encoded by the coding sequence ATGTCAAATCACGGGAAATCGGTATTTTATCATTCCATTCAAAAACTAAAAAAAAATGCACTGGCAATCGCAGCCTTGGTCGTTATCGTCCTAGCTGCCATTGCCAGCGTGTTTTGTTATGTGCTAGCAACAGATTATACCAAAGATGCAGCACTGCAGCAAGTAGTGCTTAAATATAAGCCCATAGGCTATAAGCAATTAATGTTAAAAGTTCCGTTGAGCGATTATACACCAGGCAGAACATTCAGCGATTATTTTTTGGGAAAAAAACAGGATTTTGAGGAAATTCCAATCACGCAATACCAAATTAAGGGAGAGCAAATCATTTATATACCTTATATAGGAGATGGATTGCAAGCTGAGCCCAAAGAAAAAGACTTAAAAATCTGGACAGAGAAAAATATTAAATTAGAAGATATAACTAAAGACTTTATTTATACCCAAAAATTCTATCTCGGCACCGATAGTTTTGGGCGGGATTTTTATTCAAGACTTTTGGTCGGGACTAGAATATCGTTTTTCATAGGTTTTATTGCCGTAGCAATTTCTTTGCTTGTAGGAATTGTGCTGGGGGCACTAGGAGGCTACTATGGTGGGAAAACAGATGCGGCAATTATGTGGCTCATCAATGTTGTGTGGTCGATCCCTACGCTTTTGCTCGTGATGGCGATCACTTTGGCGATAGGAAAAGGGTTTTGGCAGATTTTTATTGCCGTGGGGCTCACCATGTGGGTAGAAGTAGCGAGAGTCGTTCGTGGGCAATTTCTAAGCTTTAGAAAGAAGGAATTTGTGGAAGCTGCACAAAGTTTAGGCATGAGCAATGCCCGAATTATGTTTAAAGAAATCTTGCCTAATGTTGTGGCGCCAGTGATTGTAATCTCTGCGGCTAATTTTGCTGCCGCTATTTTGGTAGAAAGTGGACTAAGTTTTTTAGGTATCGGAGCTCAGCCGCCAACACCTAGCTGGGGGAATATAATTAAAGAAAATTATACACATATTTTGCTGGGAATGCAGTATTTAGCATTCTTGCCAGGGCTGTGTATTCTATTGCTTGTGCTCGCGTTTAATGTCTTTGGGAATTCGCTGAGAGATGCATTAGATGTAAAAAATGCTAGATTCAAGCACTAA
- a CDS encoding IS30 family transposase, protein MARRFKHLDLCERAKIEAYLTAGWSISKIARELKRDKSTISREVRRNRTKKGKYKAKTAQTLYSEKKERFLRYRRFTKDIEKRVRQFLYKRYSPLQIVGYCKKMGFAMVSVERIYQYIRADKLKGGKLYKYCRHALKKRKAQVSKIVGKIKNRTSIEERPQVVNERKEFGHWEGDLVEGKNHKGYLLTLTERVSRFLFVKYIPNKTADVVARAIIDVLLPYKKVVKSITVDNGLEFSNHEIVAKKLQSKIYFTNPYSSWQKGQIEHMNKLVRQYVKKGSAITKSTANNLKSVQKEINDRPFKVLKFCKPRDVFYTFVENVAFSA, encoded by the coding sequence ATGGCACGGAGATTTAAACATTTAGATTTGTGTGAAAGGGCTAAAATAGAGGCGTATTTAACGGCTGGTTGGTCTATCTCTAAAATAGCCCGTGAACTGAAAAGGGATAAATCTACGATAAGCCGTGAAGTGAGGAGGAACCGAACGAAGAAAGGAAAGTATAAAGCAAAGACTGCACAGACGCTCTATTCTGAAAAGAAAGAGCGTTTTTTGCGTTATAGACGCTTTACAAAAGACATTGAGAAAAGAGTAAGACAATTTTTGTATAAAAGATATTCGCCCCTGCAGATTGTGGGGTATTGCAAAAAAATGGGGTTTGCTATGGTTTCAGTGGAAAGAATTTACCAATATATAAGGGCTGATAAATTGAAAGGTGGTAAATTATATAAATATTGCAGGCACGCTTTGAAAAAGAGAAAGGCACAGGTTTCTAAAATTGTTGGAAAGATAAAGAACCGCACTAGTATAGAAGAACGCCCGCAGGTTGTGAATGAGCGTAAGGAGTTCGGACACTGGGAGGGTGATTTAGTAGAGGGCAAAAATCATAAGGGTTATTTGCTGACACTTACGGAAAGAGTATCAAGGTTTTTGTTTGTAAAGTATATACCAAATAAAACAGCTGATGTGGTCGCTCGTGCTATTATTGATGTGTTACTTCCTTATAAAAAAGTGGTCAAATCAATAACCGTGGATAATGGTTTAGAGTTTTCAAATCATGAGATAGTGGCAAAGAAATTGCAATCAAAGATTTATTTTACAAATCCATACTCTAGTTGGCAAAAGGGACAAATTGAGCATATGAACAAACTTGTTAGACAATATGTAAAAAAAGGTTCGGCAATTACAAAAAGTACCGCTAATAATCTGAAATCGGTGCAAAAAGAGATAAACGATAGACCGTTTAAAGTGTTAAAGTTTTGCAAGCCTCGTGATGTTTTTTATACATTTGTGGAAAATGTTGCATTTAGTGCTTGA
- a CDS encoding rolling circle replication-associated protein — protein sequence MRQYQEVNNYYLCEKVQLRPTSLLHYSYVMDLRNYEVGHTPTLRQNLNKEKTELDELNALDDISEFGSIVKYAEKCVELYKEKQQEVYNEKGHVLKDLGTLSDTQVRNIKKYAILFADATKSNKDKYLSFVTLTLPSAQKHHDRVLRKILAKYLDHLKKVYGLKNYLWKAETQKNGNIHFHVLIDTQIPREDIQRIWNQYINKYGYVDRYSEKMNRLTAKEYMAKYSKNYKSEKDCILAYQRNKKMGWSNPPSTKIETPKSKRNIVAYVVKYLLKQEENKRPVIGAVWGASNKVKKLNYLNFEVSSYLEELNHLRGKLEYVPTAIQFVELYKGKVYQMIRKGYKKLNEHLKIYNKAIRQLLDTDLSINLDQLIQLIYEKQYTELANN from the coding sequence ATGCGACAATATCAAGAGGTTAATAATTATTATTTGTGTGAAAAGGTTCAGCTTAGACCTACTAGCCTATTGCATTATAGTTATGTGATGGATTTACGAAATTATGAAGTAGGCCATACTCCTACTTTACGCCAAAATCTAAACAAGGAAAAAACAGAATTAGATGAGTTAAACGCACTAGATGATATTTCAGAGTTTGGTTCAATTGTTAAATATGCTGAAAAGTGTGTTGAGTTGTATAAGGAGAAACAACAAGAAGTGTATAATGAGAAAGGGCATGTTTTAAAGGATTTAGGAACGCTCTCGGATACTCAAGTAAGGAATATAAAGAAGTATGCTATTTTATTTGCTGACGCAACGAAATCAAACAAGGACAAATATTTATCTTTTGTAACCTTGACCTTGCCCAGTGCCCAAAAGCACCATGATAGAGTGTTGCGTAAAATACTTGCTAAGTATCTTGACCATTTAAAAAAGGTCTATGGTTTAAAAAATTATCTCTGGAAAGCGGAGACGCAGAAGAATGGAAATATTCATTTTCATGTTTTGATTGATACGCAAATCCCTCGTGAGGATATTCAGCGCATATGGAACCAGTATATAAATAAATATGGTTATGTTGATAGATATTCTGAAAAGATGAACCGCTTAACGGCTAAAGAATATATGGCTAAGTATTCAAAAAATTATAAATCAGAAAAAGACTGCATACTAGCTTACCAGCGTAATAAAAAAATGGGTTGGAGCAATCCCCCAAGTACTAAAATTGAAACGCCAAAGAGTAAACGAAATATAGTTGCGTATGTGGTGAAATATCTATTAAAGCAAGAAGAAAATAAACGCCCAGTAATTGGTGCGGTGTGGGGCGCATCAAATAAGGTAAAAAAACTCAATTATTTAAATTTTGAAGTTAGCAGTTATTTAGAGGAGTTAAACCACTTGCGGGGAAAATTGGAGTATGTGCCTACTGCTATTCAATTTGTAGAGTTGTATAAAGGTAAAGTATATCAGATGATCCGCAAGGGATATAAAAAATTAAACGAGCATTTAAAAATTTATAATAAAGCCATAAGACAGTTATTAGATACCGATTTGAGTATAAATTTAGACCAGTTAATCCAATTAATTTATGAAAAACAATACACAGAACTTGCAAATAATTAG
- a CDS encoding YceI family protein yields MKNLFKISLAFVCLFFVSMSVKAQKIVSRDVNITITGTSTLHDWEMISDNGVFTANAGNSSINDVKFVFPVRSLKSGKAAMDQNAYNALNADKYKEIVFKALTIDTLSGNTTVNGSITINGVTKAISVPVKVYDTDRGFTITGYIMMKMTDYKVEPPVYMFGTIKTGDEIRIQFNISTEYVN; encoded by the coding sequence ATGAAAAATTTATTTAAAATTAGCCTTGCTTTTGTTTGCTTATTTTTTGTTTCAATGAGTGTGAAAGCACAAAAAATCGTTTCAAGAGATGTGAATATCACCATTACAGGGACTTCTACCTTGCACGATTGGGAAATGATTTCTGATAACGGAGTCTTTACTGCCAATGCTGGCAATAGCTCCATCAACGATGTTAAATTTGTGTTCCCTGTGCGTTCGCTCAAGAGTGGGAAAGCTGCCATGGATCAAAATGCTTACAATGCACTGAATGCGGATAAGTATAAAGAAATTGTGTTTAAAGCCCTCACTATTGATACTTTAAGCGGAAACACAACTGTAAATGGCTCAATCACGATAAATGGTGTGACTAAGGCGATTAGCGTGCCTGTAAAGGTTTATGATACCGATCGTGGATTTACGATTACTGGTTACATCATGATGAAAATGACTGATTATAAAGTGGAGCCTCCTGTGTATATGTTTGGAACCATTAAAACTGGAGATGAAATCCGTATTCAATTCAATATTTCTACAGAATATGTGAATTAA